The Lactuca sativa cultivar Salinas chromosome 2, Lsat_Salinas_v11, whole genome shotgun sequence genome includes a window with the following:
- the LOC111888932 gene encoding F-box/LRR-repeat protein 25 encodes METVEEGQNQPKIRRKLRKSEKIVVKGELDRISALPDCLLLEILSRLPTTKDSIRTGTLSKRWNHLWTLVPNLTFIHGGRQTWPDFALCVDKTLNQCRQLKLKKFHVCSRYSRGFVGFESHINNWIRYALRCNVEEFNLTLPKEKQTFLLDQFFFINTCFTDLKLQACVFTPIGAISWKNLRSLCISFGKLNEDLIENILSGSPLLETLELKFCYGFRKMDITSKSVKKLVLSGYLDVDNAIDAHIIEINAPYVLSLTIEGNLWLWKLLLLNVSSLVEVYLNYDILFTWDMTREETEDEMFKGFILKLRHVKELKIGVFCSLVLSRLQTKGFIFPPNMKFPVVTDSYQH; translated from the exons ATGGAGACAGTGGAAGAAGGTCAAAATCAACCTAAAATTAGGCGAAAACTGAGAAAATCTGAAAAAATCGTGGTAAAGGGTGAACTCGATCGAATCAGTGCGTTGCCAGATTGCTTGCTTCTTGAAATCCTGTCTCGTTTACCCACAACAAAGGACTCCATTAGAACAGGTACACTCTCCAAACGATGGAACCATCTTTGGACTTTGGTTCCTAATTTAACTTTTATACATGGTGGTAGACAAACGTGGCCTGATTTCGCGTTATGcgtggacaaaaccctaaatcaATGTCGCCAATTGAAACTTAAGAAATTCCATGTGTGCTCCCGTTATTCTAGAGGATTTGTTGGATTTGAATCGCATATCAACAATTGGATTCGTTATGCTCTGAGATGTAATGTAGAAGAGTTTAATTTAACGTTACCTAAAGAGAAACAGACGTTTTTGTTAGATCAATTTTTCTTCATCAACACATGTTTTACCGATCTGAAATTACAGGCGTGCGTATTTACTCCAATTGGAGCAATTAGTTGGAAAAATCTTAGGAGTTTGTGCATTTCCTTTGGTAAGCTAAATGAAGATttgattgaaaacatattatccgGGAGTCCTCTATTGGAAACTTTGGAGTTGAAATTTTGCTATGGTTTTAGGAAAATGGATATTACTTCAAAGAGTGTTAAGAAGTTAGTGTTATCTGGATACTTGGATGTTGATAATGCAATCGATGCCCATATTATCGAAATTAATGCTCCTTATGTTTTATCACTGACGATCGAAGGCAACCTGTGGTTGTGGAAGCTTTTGTTGCTAAATGTGTCTTCTTTAGTCGAAGTTTACTTAAATTATGATATTCTCTTCACTTGGGACATGACACGCGAAGAAACGGAAGACGAGATGTTTAAAGGATTTATACTAAAGCTTCGCCACGTTAAGGAGCTTAAAATTGGGGTTTTCTGCTCTTTG GTTCTTTCTCGTTTGCAAACTAAAGGTTTCATTTTCCCACCGAATATGAAGTTTCCAGTTGTTACTGATAGCTACCAACATTAA